From a region of the Methanothermobacter tenebrarum genome:
- a CDS encoding tryptophan--tRNA ligase yields the protein MIDPWSSSILEYNEIMKNFGIKPFKEIIDKIKDPHWLMRRGIIFGHRDYERILTAMDEERDFAVVTGMMPSGRMHIGHKMVVDQLIWYDEQGAEIYIPIADMESYSARDIHFEESRELAIKEYISNYIALGLDLTKDNIHVYLQSENLVVEDLAYIFAKKVNFNELRAIYGFTGSTNMAHVYVPLIQVADILHPQLEEYGGPRPTLVPVGPDQDPHIRLTRDIASRFEKRYGFILPSSTYHRFMRGLTGGKMSSSKPASAIFLTDSLEEIEWKIRNAKTGGRETLEEQRRLGGVPEDCIVYEILLYHMLGSDKKLEKMYEDCRNGTLMCGECKNNVADYMRRFFEEFSKKRKRAEKIAESILDKVQS from the coding sequence ATGATAGACCCATGGAGTTCAAGCATACTAGAATACAATGAGATAATGAAAAACTTCGGCATAAAACCCTTCAAAGAAATCATAGATAAGATAAAGGATCCTCATTGGCTCATGAGAAGGGGTATAATATTCGGCCACAGGGACTATGAGAGGATACTCACAGCCATGGATGAGGAAAGAGATTTCGCAGTGGTAACTGGGATGATGCCCAGTGGGAGGATGCACATTGGACATAAGATGGTAGTTGACCAGCTCATCTGGTATGATGAACAAGGAGCAGAAATCTACATTCCAATAGCTGATATGGAATCCTATTCTGCACGCGACATCCACTTTGAGGAATCAAGGGAACTCGCAATCAAAGAATATATAAGTAATTATATAGCATTGGGCCTAGACCTTACAAAGGATAACATTCACGTATATTTGCAATCTGAGAATCTTGTAGTGGAGGATCTCGCTTATATATTCGCAAAAAAGGTTAACTTTAACGAGTTAAGGGCCATATATGGTTTCACTGGTTCGACTAACATGGCACATGTTTATGTTCCGCTTATACAAGTCGCTGATATACTACACCCCCAATTAGAGGAGTATGGGGGTCCAAGACCAACCCTTGTACCAGTGGGGCCTGACCAGGACCCTCACATACGTCTTACGAGGGATATAGCGTCCCGTTTTGAGAAAAGGTATGGTTTCATCCTCCCCTCTTCCACCTATCATAGGTTTATGAGGGGTCTTACTGGAGGTAAAATGTCAAGCAGCAAACCAGCCAGCGCAATATTTTTAACAGATTCCCTTGAGGAGATCGAGTGGAAGATCAGAAATGCTAAGACTGGTGGGAGGGAAACCTTAGAGGAGCAGAGGAGACTCGGCGGGGTTCCAGAGGATTGTATAGTATATGAGATCCTATTATATCATATGCTAGGCTCTGATAAAAAGCTTGAAAAGATGTATGAGGATTGTAGGAACGGCACGCTTATGTGTGGTGAATGTAAAAATAATGTCGCAGATTATATGCGGAGATTTTTTGAAGAATTTTCAAAGAAGAGGAAAAGAGCCGAGAAAATCGCAGAATCCATACTTGACAAGGTGCAATCATGA
- the endA gene encoding tRNA-intron lyase, translated as MDGQLAGNTVTVQGDPTALRLNQKSHYGNLEGDQLKLSLVEAAYLQGKGKLTIWDGDKEISFNELISILNRRGLYQKFIVYRDLRDRGYIVKTGFKYGSEFRVYERGETPTKDHSSYLIRILHESTNLKILDFSSYVRVAHGVRKKLILAVVDDEEDITYYMVEWIRP; from the coding sequence TTGGATGGTCAACTTGCAGGTAACACAGTAACAGTACAAGGGGATCCCACGGCTTTACGCCTAAACCAGAAAAGCCACTATGGCAACCTAGAAGGCGACCAATTAAAACTTTCACTAGTGGAGGCAGCCTACCTACAAGGAAAGGGCAAACTCACAATATGGGATGGTGACAAAGAGATAAGCTTCAATGAGCTCATATCCATCCTAAACAGGCGCGGATTATACCAGAAATTCATAGTCTATAGGGATCTCCGAGACAGGGGCTACATAGTAAAAACAGGCTTCAAATATGGTTCAGAATTCAGAGTATATGAAAGGGGCGAAACCCCAACTAAGGATCATTCAAGTTACCTTATAAGGATACTACATGAAAGTACAAACCTTAAAATCCTAGATTTTTCAAGTTATGTGAGAGTCGCCCATGGCGTGAGAAAAAAACTAATCCTTGCAGTAGTTGATGACGAAGAAGACATCACCTACTACATGGTAGAATGGATCAGACCATAA
- a CDS encoding stage II sporulation protein M, whose protein sequence is MNIIELYRENRNYLIISALIFVGAFFIGYFLSGFLDILLAPIMREFKKSVIEEGITIFSIFSHNLQAIILLYLGGLSLGIFTGLFLALNGLFMGYFATKVPMVDFILLVAPHGIFEIPGLIIASVAGFKLSSFLIQFIGDLIKISGPFTVKLKRSLNENMKEFKDSLVILLIAVILIFIAAIIESELTLSLYYIIKGFMG, encoded by the coding sequence ATGAATATCATAGAACTTTATAGGGAAAATAGAAACTATCTTATCATATCCGCGCTGATATTTGTAGGAGCATTCTTTATAGGATACTTCCTTTCAGGATTTCTAGATATTCTTCTAGCCCCTATCATGAGAGAGTTTAAGAAGAGTGTCATAGAAGAGGGTATCACCATATTCTCCATATTCTCACATAATTTGCAGGCCATCATATTATTGTATCTCGGTGGTTTGTCTTTGGGCATCTTCACTGGCTTATTCCTCGCGCTTAACGGATTATTTATGGGATATTTCGCCACAAAGGTTCCAATGGTTGATTTCATCCTATTAGTGGCGCCCCATGGCATATTTGAAATTCCTGGTCTTATAATTGCTAGCGTGGCTGGTTTCAAGTTATCAAGTTTCCTCATACAATTTATAGGGGATCTTATAAAAATTTCAGGGCCATTCACTGTGAAATTGAAAAGATCATTAAATGAGAACATGAAGGAATTTAAGGATTCATTAGTCATACTCCTTATAGCTGTTATACTCATATTTATAGCGGCTATAATCGAATCAGAGCTCACACTATCATTATATTATATAATAAAAGGTTTTATGGGTTGA